The Yamadazyma tenuis chromosome 2, complete sequence sequence GTTATGCTCAACAAGGTTACGGAGGATACCCTCAACAAGGTTATGGGGCTCAACAAGGTTATGGGGCTCAACAGGCATATGGGGCTCAACAAGGTTATGGGGCTCAACAAGGATACGGAGGATACCCTCCTCAACAAGGGTACTACCAACAACcagttcaacaaggccGGTCCAGTCGTATGGGTGGAATGGGTGGAATGGGTGGAATGGCTCTAGGTATGGGAGGAGGTTTACTCGGAGGTATGTTAATTGGAGACATGATCAGTGACTCGCAGAACCAGTCGTACGCCGAAGGGTACAACGATGGGCAAGATGGTGGTGACTTTGGCGGTGGTGActttggaggtggtgaCTTTTGATGATATGGGAAGAGAAGTGTGCCCAGTGAACAGGCTGCCGCTATTGTTTGCTTGTTGACATATTTTCACTATTCTAGTTTCCTCTTGAGTCTGTCTTTCCAATGTGTTTGTCCCATATCTGTTGTATCTGTTATTACGGGGGACGCCTTTTTATTGTGCACGTGCTATTGCCTGTGTTGGTTATTGTTAAAACCTGTGTTGATCATATGTTACTGCTCCTGACACATTTGTGATCCTCG is a genomic window containing:
- a CDS encoding uncharacterized protein (EggNog:ENOG503P47A; COG:A), with the translated sequence MSKQPPNQPQVPDGWLAKFDDKYKTWFYVDLNTKKSQWEAPSGTTFPSEATDVPPPSYSPNASKVQGTGSAPTRDQSGYAQQGNGGYAQQGYGGYPQQGYGAQQGYGAQQAYGAQQGYGAQQGYGGYPPQQGYYQQPVQQGRSSRMGGMGGMGGMALGMGGGLLGGMLIGDMISDSQNQSYAEGYNDGQDGGDFGGGDFGGGDF